In Mauremys reevesii isolate NIE-2019 linkage group 9, ASM1616193v1, whole genome shotgun sequence, the genomic stretch GGTAAATTTGTTCATTATCTCCCCTCACACTGTTTCCAGATTCTGCACCTGCAGAATAGTAAGAGGTATGAGTAGGAGGTACATGAGATAATAGTTCTCAAGAACAGAAAGTGGTTCTAGAGTATCAGAGCACCAGCTGCTGTAACATGGAGCCTCAGTCCATATCAAAGCTACAGATAAGTCTATCATATCATTCTGCCTTCAGGGTCAGGCTGGAAAGTCTAATGTTTTCTTGGGATGGGCCTGGAAATACACTGTTTCCTTTTGCTACAGAGAAAGGTCAAAGCAAAGTGTCTGAAGTAAGCTGGATCAGATCTGTTTGTTAAGGCAAAATAGAATGAAACAGCTACTGACTGACTTACTTTTACTGAGAGCACAAGGAGAAGCTTTCAGTATTGTAAGtatacagcaggggttggcaacctttcagaagtggagtgccgcgtcttcatttattcagtctaatttaaggtttcacgtgccagtaatacattttaatgtttttagaaggtctctttctaaaagtctataaccatataactaaactattgttgtatgtaaagtaaataaggttttttaaaatgtttaagaaactccatttacaattacaaaatgcagagccctcctggatcggtggccaggacccaggcagtatgagtgccactgaaaatcagcttgcgtgccacaggttgcctacccttggtaTACAGCTTGTTAGGCTTAGTTTTTTAGGCATCACCCAATGTCCACATGTGACATACCAAGatacaggctatgtctacacttctgcaggaagtcaacctaagttacacaacttcagctatatgaataatgtagctggagtcaacatagcttaggttgacttactgcggtgtctataCCGCACTGGAtcaatgggagagtgtctcccttTAACTTACCTTACTCTTACTCTTCTTGTTCAGGGTGGAGTACTGGGGTCCACCAGAGagtgatctgcagtcgatttggcaggtcttcactagacccactaaatcgacccccgGGGCATCACTGGAGTGTCAATCCAGCAGTAGTGTAGTACTGGGTTTACAATGATGCCAATAGCACCATCGTGCTGGCCTCATGTTGGGAGGGGCCCATAATGACTACACGGAGGCCCATAAATgtttggcaccaggcccacaaaaggttaatccggcccagttcaccacctccttctcctcctcttcaggCAATGGACCAGAGATGTAGACCTCCTCATAGTCGTGAAGGCCTGTATGATCCAGACGAGCTCTGCAACTCATACACCAGTCCAATCTCCTCTGCCTGCTTCTGTGTAGTGGAAGGAAGACATCTTTGGTGGCTGGCAGTCTCCTATCATCGTTTATTCCTCACTCTGGTGGTGGGTCCAGAAGCCACCCTGTAGGGGCTCTGTCCCCACCCAGGTTCAGACAAGATCTGCTCACAAGCCATCCTCTGCATTTTtgctgaccccctgccccagtcaaGCTCTGCATAGCTCAGGCCAGTCTTTGCcctgcagtgaggggagggagagatcTCTGCTGCTGGAATCCCCCCATGCACTGTGGTAAGGGGAGACCTTGCATGGGGAGGGGGGATCTGCCTGGGTCCAACACGGTCAGGGGTCACCCCTTCATCTCCTGTGCCTGCTGCTGGTTAGGGGGCAAGGGGACGGCAGGCCCGGCTACACAGCTGGTGTGCTCTCCTGGGGAGGCCCGCCACAGCCCCGGGGACTGCCGCCCTCAGTGCAGACAGACTTGTGCGAGGGGCAGCCTGCcacccagggccaggctgggcaatGAAAGCAGCAAGGGCCACAGAGCAATAGGCCTAATGCCAATCAAATGGAGGAAGCCAATCAGAACTCAAATCCGTCCCAAGGGGCGGGATCTGCTATCGCCTTCGCAAACGGCTGCCAAGACAGGAAGGAGGAAGCTAGTACCGGCTCGGTCGCGCGAGCAGCGGAGGCATATAGGTTGAGTGAGAAGGTCTCATTCCGATAAGTGACTCGTCAGAGGGGAATTTCCCGCACGGCCTGGTTAAAATGTGAAAGGGCGGCGAGATCTGCGTCACTGCGTCACGGAAAGGCAGGGTGGGGCTTGCCTGCCGGGAGTGGGCGCTCGGAGCCGGACCCGGCCCTCCGCCGGCGCGTGGGGCACTGTTCGTGTGCGCGTGCGCCGGCCCACTACGGCTGGCAGCGGCTGTTGGCAGATGTACGTCTGTTCACACGGGCCAGTGCGTGCTCGCTCGTGAGCGTGCGTGTCAGTGCAAGCACATGGGAGATTTCACTCACAAGTGTCCGTGTGTGCTCGTGAGTGCATCTCCTCGCACATGTGTCACTGTGAGCGCATGGGGGATGATTTCATTCACGCGTCAGTGGATGCTTGTGAGCATGTTTTCTAGCACGTGTGTCGGTGGGTCCAGTTCCCTCATACGTGTCAGTGCAAACTCTTGGAGGGCTGATATTCGTGTCAGCACGTGCTTGTGTGAGCATGCTTTCCATCACGTTTGTCAGCGCAAGTGCATGGGGGGATGATTTTATTACATCAGTGCATGCTCATGAACATGCTTTCCATCACACATGTCAGTGTGAGCACATGGGATAATTTtgttcatggccctgcatgctcATAAATGTATATTCCATACCCTTTGGTGGGCCCCATGAAATGAAGGAAAGGTAATGAAAATATGTCATGAATAGAATGGTGTTTATTCCATTTGCAACCTTTATCTCAGCAATAAACACCATAAGTGTAAATGAGTGGTGGAGGAAACTGAATAAATTGCCTCCAGGGAAAGGAGAACAAGCTGTCAGCAACCTCTGCTTACGGGATGCCAATTCTGCCCCACTGAAGTCTTGCTGTAGTAGTCAGCCCAATACACAGAAATGTAACTACATGACTTCTGACACATCGTAATGAGTACTCGTCTCAAAAAAATCTCTCTTCTGAAGTGATTTATCAAACAGTAATGCAGCCCTCTCAGCAGTCTTTGGGAGATCAATAGTCATACCTAAAAAGATTTACATTGCAAAGCTCAGGTTCATCCCATCTGGCTCTTGGAATGAATGTAATGGCCCTAGGATTGCTTCCTTCTAGCAAGCTGGAAGTCATCACAAATCCTACCCTAAAAAAGAGTTCAGGTATCCCCAAATAACATTACAAATCTAATAAAACTCTTCTTTCCTTGGCTTtctggccatttaaaaaaatgataaagCCTTCCCAAAATAGATAAGTTAAAAAAGTAGGTCAAATTTAAGAATTTACCTTCCTTTGCATTTTCCTCCATAGTTTCCCTCTCATCATATCAGTTAAAAACAGAGAATTGTGTTCTGTCTCCTGCTATTTGCACAGGTGGGTCCAGATTCAGTTACCCTCTCCCATGCTGAGTAGTACCTCACTGTTTGAGCAGTTccgataatgtcatggcaaacctggtgtctgaactttgtgactttgtcctcacccacaactatttcacacttggggacaatgtataccttcaattcagcggcactgctatgggtacccgcatgacCCCACagcatgccaacatttttatggctgacttagaacaacacttcctcggctgtcatcccctaatgcccctactctatttgcactacattgatgacatcttcatcatctggacccacggaaaagaagcccttgaggaattccaccatgatttcaacaatttccaccctaccatcaacgTTAGCTTGgatcagtccacacaagagatccacttcctggacactacagtgctaataagcagtggtcacataaataccaccctataccggaaacctactgactgctatacttacctacatgcctccagctttcatccagaccacatcacacgtccattgtctacagccaagctctaaaatacaaccgcatttgctccaatccctcagacagagacaaacacctacaagatctctgtcaagcgttcttaaaactacaatacccacctgctgaagtgaagaaacagattgacagagccaggagaatacccagaagtcacctactccaggacaggcccgacaaagaaagtaacagaacaccattagccatcaccttcatcccccaactaaaacctctccagcgcatcatcaaggatctacaatctatcctgaaggacaatccctcactctcacagatcttgggagacaggccagtcctcgcttacagacagccccccaacctgaagcaaataccagcagccacacaccacacaacaaaaacactaacccaggaacttatccttgcaacaaagcctgttgccaactctgtccacatatctattcaagggacaccatcatatcataggacctaatcacatcagccacaccattagaggctcgttcacctgcacatctaccaatgtgatatatgccatcatgtgccagcaatgcccctctgccatgtacattggccaaaccggacagtctctacagaaaagactaaatggacacaaatcagacatcaagaattataacattcatttgagtttgagacccctggtttacacCTACATCAGTCACCTAGTAGAAAAGAAATAAAGTCATAACATGACAGTGTTATATTACTGATGTTTTcgtgctttaaaaataaatctctttGCTTTAGTGCTACATGTATGTTACAGCGGGAGACCATTTCCTGTAAGAATATTCTAGTCCATTCATGCCACAAATGTTTACTTAATTAGTTGAATAACaatgttttaaatgtttaagtATTTAGCTAGTCCTATTCACCAGAATTAAATGAATGTTTATATGAGAGTCAGTCAGGTCTTTGCGGTTAAAATATATCTTCTCCATGAAAGTGTTGAGTTTTGCAAGCTTGTGCTATTAAAAACAAAGAATGTACACCAAAAGCCCCAACTTTGAATAATTTACAAATGATAgtttacaaatcactttaggatgaAAATTACTGTAATAAATTCAAGTTATTATTATGAGCTTACTCTCCGCTATGACAGGCCTGTCTGTAGCTGTGGGTGTGATAGTTTCCTCTCCCCCATCATGAGGGAACAGGCAGGACTATGTCTGGTTGTGAGTTTCCTTCCTTTCTAGCAGAGTGAGCTGGCAGGTCTTTATGTGTGTGTAAGTGTTCCCTACTAACCCAAGAGAGTAATCAGAAAGGTCTGGGTGTTCCTTTCCCACCTTAAAAGTGATCAGGCCAGACTATATGTGGGTGTGATGTGAATGTTCCCTTAGGTTACCAGGCAGGCGTGTACCTGGATTTTAATACTTTCCTTCCCTATGAGGCAGGTCTGCCTCAGTCTCATTGAACAGTAACGACAGCTATCCTGCCCCACAAGCTGTCAGCAGTACCAAAATTGCGACTCATTATACCACTGCATTAGAGAAGTGAAGCTTTAAAGAAGAGTGGGCTGTGAATGGGGGTTTGTGAGAGTCCTGCTTCATGACTATACTCGACTGGCAGAGGTAAGCCCCAATCAGGAGCATGGAACGTTGGAAGCAGAAGGTTCAATTGGAGTTTGGCAGCTGGAATCCAGCTGTCAGAGTTTGTATTGGGctcctggagcccagcccctagcTTGGGAAGGCTGATGGGAAAAAGAGGCATGACAAAATACTTCAGCCAGTGGGGCCTCACAGATGGCAAGAGGACCTAGCATTTTTAGGAGGTTGTTTAATGACCTTTACAAGAGGAGTGGGCAGCTTCTAACACTGCTGCCACCTCTGTCAGGCACAACACTCAGTGAGGTTCAGTCCCCTCTGCTAGGATGCAAGAGCTGTCAAATACATGGGCTGCCCCTCAAAAGCCCctacacaaaaatgaaaaatagggAAATGGTAGTGCGATGAGGTCGaattcatccctgctgtaacTCCACAGACTTCACTAAGGTAAGTTTTGTCCAATAAATCTAGATTAGATACGTTAAAATAAATATAGAAATGCTGATAACACAAAAGGAATGAATTTGGATGAGGAGAGTCTGCAATAAAACACTGCTGTGGATTATCGTTAAGTATCTGTTGGTTGATTGGTTTTTAGTGAATAGGATAAGGCTTAAATAACCCAATGAAGACTGCCAAGAGGACCATAATTTCTTCTCCAGTTCTGAGATCAACCTTGTATCAGACACCAAGGAACAGGATAAATATCACCTGTACTGTTGTTCACCCTGGCTACTCCTCAGAACTCTTTTAAGTGTTTATGATTTATGGGGATTTCATGATGGCTATTTTGAGGAACTGGAATACTAGAAAAAGACAGAGAAGTTTCCCCACAAAAATGAGAAGAGGACTGAGCAGGACATAAAAATCCACAAGCCCTATGGTGAGCATCTTACTAAATTCTGGATCTATGATTCAGAGCTCAGTATTTATACAGTGTTTAGCAAATTTGGTTAAATtggtatttttattaataaaaaacagCTATACATATTTTTCAACCGTGGATTTTAGAAGGGATTGTTTTCATTCGTACATGAGttaattctatttttttcccTACTCCCTCCTTACAAAAAGGCTGTAATTAAAATACTGACAGAATCTCAACTTTAACGCATGGACTGTGCCTATAATGACAGCACTATCATTTGGACAAGGCTTGGTCTTATCTTAAAATTTGGGGCCTCCTGCCTGTAAATGAAGGATCATTGTTTCAAAACAAGTTTCGCCAAATAAGATTTTTCTAGAGCACAAGTTATGCAGCAGCCTTCTGTAAGATATTACAGCACAGATTAAGCGTGAGTCTGGTCCTGGCCTCAATTCCTAATGCATTATTTTTACCAAGGGTGCTGGGACTGGAAACCTCCTCCAACCTTTACCAGTAGGTGCATAGCATCATTCCCACAGCATCCCAGCTCTGCCTATGCCCCCCGCTTGTTCCCCAATGAGGTTTAATGTATAAGCACCTTCCGTCTGATGGCCCTAAAGCCCTCACAAAGGGGTGTGTGATTACTGCCGTTTTACAGAATGAGGGCACTGAGGCACAGCCCCGGGGCCCTGGGTCTGTAGCACAGCAGGGtatcgaacccaggagtcctggctcccagggctGACGGTTACGGGCCCCGCGTTCACATTCTTAACCCGCTTCTCCCAGGCCAGCAGCCAAACGTCCCCGTGCCTTAGCCCCGCCCACCGCGGGCATTAAGGCCCTATTACGTTTCGGGACGCGTCACCACGGCGCTGAGGCGCTACGCGCGGCCCAGCTGCACAAGCGAGGCGGGACTCTTTTTTCCCAGCGCGCACCGCGCGGAGGCGCCGCTGTGTGCTGCGTCACTAGAAGCCGGGCAGGCCGGGTTAGTCTCTGCGTGGCCGGCTCCGGGTGCGGTAGGTTCTGTGCTCAGCGATCATGGCCTCTGCTGCGACCCACGCTTCTCCGGCTGCCGCTCCCGCCGCCCCTCCTCCGGCCCCAGCGGCCCCGGGCATCCTCATTGGGGACCGGCTGTACTCGGAGGTGTCGCTCACCATCGACCACTCGCTCATCCCCGAGGAGCGGCTCTCGCCCACCCCCTCCATGCAGGACGGCCTGGACCTGCACAGCGAGACCGACCTGCGCATCTTGGGCTGCGAGCTCATCCAGGCGGCCGGGATCCTCCTCCGCCTGCCGCAGGTAAGTGCTGGGCCTAGAGCgcccgctcctggggggctgggcgGCGGGAGGGGCCCCTGCGCGCCCCGTTGGTCTGAGGCCGCGGTTCGGGGTGTGAGGAGGCCTCGGTCTCGGAATGTCACCGCGCGGCTTGGGCCGCAGGGCGGGGGGTGGCGCCGCCATTGTGGCgaggaggcgctgcagggaggGCGCGTGTGTGTGGaggtcggggagggggagggcgccAGCCGGGTGCTTGACACAAAATGGCGGCGGCCAAGTGCCGGAGCCGGCTCAGCCGTCGCCCCCGGAGAGCCGGCTccgctcccgccccgccccgccgacTGAGCCGGCTCATCTCCCCCTCGCCGGGGGTTTGTGTTCGCAGGTGGCGATGGCGACGGGGCAGGTGCTGTTCCACCGCTTCTTCTACTCCAAGTCCTTCGTCAAACACAACTTCGAGGTGAGTCCCGGCGGCCGGCGCGCGCACCCGCTGGGCCCGGGGTGGGGCGCGGGCTGCTTGAGGCTTTCGCCCAGTCCCAGCTTTGTGGGGCTCCTTGCTCCGATCTGCATGGGAACTGCGGAGGGCACTAGCCCTGCCCCGGGCCCTCCCGGCACTTCCTTAGGGAAGCGGTGTTGGTAAAGCTGCGTTTTTCAGCCTTTAGGGGTGGTTTCTCCAGCTGATTGTGTAACGTGTCCAATGGGACGTCCAAATCTCCGTCTCACGGAAATGGCTTCTTTTCAGATTGTTGCTATGGCCTGCATCAATCTCGCTTCCAAAATTGAAGAAGCACCTCGTCGTATAAGAGATGTGATAAATGTCTTTCACCATTTGCGCCAGTTAAGAGTAAAAAGGTAAGACTAGCTCAATTTTCAGTATATCCACCCGCTATCACTGTAATATATGCCAGGTTTATCAAACCAGTTTGATCTTCCAGGCTAAGTCCAACACCCTAAAATTGAGAATTGGCTATTACATGCACCTTAatgtttctgctgctgctctccatCAGTGTGACTTTGCTGACTTGGTAAAGGCAGAAATATATTGCTCTGAAAGCATGATTCATATAACTGCAAGTCTGAGTATTGGTTCCACTGTAAAGTCTCTTCCTAACTGAATTGGTGGGGAGGTGTCTCTGAGTTTCTTAAAGGAAGTCTTAGGTATAAGTTTGGTTAGCTGGCAGATTGTTTtgtattcttttttatttttttaatctttagggTAGGTCTACTTTGCTATAAGTGCTTTGTGCAAATTAAATAATTCTGTAGTATTAGTGACATCTTGTTAGAATATTCTCTATACTTGGCTACTGTAGACAGTAAAATAGACTGAAGTATATAAGCATAACAGTATTTGTGGTGAGAAAGCAGTATAATAAATTGACAGTGGAAAGTATGATTTGATCTACAGTGTATGGCGCATTAATGGCACATCATCAGCAAGGCATGTAGGATTGAATCTTGGAAGCTGAGTGCACCTGTGATTACAGAACATGAGTGGTACTTTAATGGTACAGTGAGAACTTTCAAATCAGTAAAATTGAAACTTATATTCATTTATCTGATCTGTGTGTGGTTCTGTGGTGATTCTGCTTTTAGTTTGTAGAGCCGTTTTCAGTTGAGTGCTTAATTTTTGGCTTTTTAAGTGTAAAGCAAGGTTACATTATTAGATTAAAGAAGGTGCAAGGAATGTGTTTGAAGGGGAGGAatgctcaataaatatttcacaacAAGGCAATGTTTAAACCTCGCTTTTAAACAGTAATTCAGACTTTCTGCAGATGTTCATGAAGCCATTTCAGTCGTATTACCTCACCTGTCATGTCTCTAGTAAACGTACCTAGTTGTATTGACTATGTTGAAAGACAAAGAATACAGTAAATTAAAGCTCTGAAGGACTTTCTTTTCTGctagttaaaaataaaactttttttctgtATTCTGTCTTGCTAGGCGaaagggaatttaaaaaaatatattctgcAACTTGACTTAGAATAGAAAAAAATTAGGGAAATTAGTTgtattgtgattttattttacatattCAGTACTTACAATGCACAAAATATAGTCAGTTTATGTTAAACCTTCTTTTATTGCCACATGTTCACCTCTTTAAAGTCAGTTTTAGTAATAGAAAAATTGACTATCTGCATCTGATTTGAATGGAACCTAGTTTTTAAAATGAGGAACTAATGGTTTTTTGCACTTGTTGGCACTGGGAGAATTCCGTAAATTTACTGTTTGGATTCCATGGAATCTCTTGAAAATTACTATTTGCCATAATTACGACAAATGAATCTTCTTGTTTGATTACTAAAATTGGTTCACTTAATGTCTCAGCTTTGAACCAGAGACTAAAGGTTAATTGGTGATATAAAAATGCTTTTCTGTGCTATGAGAATAAGAATGAGTCAACTTTTATATGGTGTTGGAAGGATCAGAGAAACTTAAATTTACTtctaaatttttttttccacatagCCTGTTCCAATTCAGAATATCATTTACCCATGTTAAGTGGTGTCTACAATGCATCATGCCCAAAGAGAGACAGATCACTTCTTGACCCATTTGTTAATTGATTTATAGCGAAATCGGTATCATTGCCTTAAGATTCTGAGAAATGAATCTGCATGAAATGAATCTTAATGTCTAAGTGAGACACTCAGGCTTGCTTTTCTAAAACAAGCTGGATATAAACATTTTTTCTGTACTTTTTACAAGCTTACTAATACGTAAACTGTACACGTTATTAACTTCAGCTCTTTTTTCCCTTGCAACCGACTATACAGCGACCAGCTACATTTACCAAAGCCTGGGTGATGTGGAGTGGTACATAGAGATGAAGCTGTCGTCATGGCAACAGTGAGTGAAGTATCGAAAATCCCCAAGGAGAAGCCAGTGCTCTGAGAATAGGTCACTGGAATCGGGGGACTAACAGGTTGGCCGCTGGTGAACCATTTGGAAGAACTCCTGTATCTTGTTATAAGCTTTTTTCTTTGCTGTCCAGGTTTTTAATATAttagtttaatattttttttatttgaagctAACACTTAGGCTCTATTTAGAATTTTCACTGACACAAGACGAAATGAAACAGTCTAGTTATGTTACACTTAGTTTTCATATTGCCTTAGTCTAATTTCTGTTAACTTTATCTGTAAAGTACTAAAACTCTGATTTCTGTTGAAGCATTAAATATTAATTCTGTGTATCCTTCTTTAGACACCTACTGGTTCCTAGTTCTAACTTTTGCCTATTACGATTGAGATTTGATGTATAAACTTGGTTCAAGAATCCAAAAAAGGCCCTGACCCAGTATACACACAGTCTTGTgcttagtttttgtttgttttttaactaccTCTCCTGTGCATGTGTTCGCATGATTGGTGCTCAGATGCCTAAATTCTCAAGTCAGAAGCTCATAGAAAGCCTTTGGTCAACTAAGTAGCTCGCTTCTAGGTAGTAGGCACAGGGCTAAAgataggtgggtttttttttttttttgacaaataaatgCTTCTGTTGTATTCTCAGTGTGACAGTATGCCACGGAGTATTGTACATAAAATTTTTGTGTGCATGAGTAAGTCTACCTGTGGTATTAAATTCAAAGCCTGTTTTTCATAACTACACACTAAACTTGTTCTTTGAAATATCTGAAAACATAATTGACTGCATATGTTGAGCCATGTTTAGCATGTGGAACATAAGTTGCAGTTGATGTGGGTTATTGCCCTTGGTTTTTGCTAACTATATTATATGTAAACACCCACTCCTTCTCTGACATCAGTTTTATAGTCTTATGAACTGATTTAAGGGAAGCTTTTAGGAAGCCATTCTTTCTTTTACATCAGTGAAATAACTTCATGACGTTGGCGTGTAATATATGCCAGTCAGGAAGCCTGCAGTGTTTCAGTTAGAATATCACACAAAATAGAACTCTTATTTCATCTTTTGTCACATTAAATAATGTGACAAATTTCAGGCTCTTTCAGTGGCAATGAGTTGTCTGAGTGGATCACATCTGTGGTGTGAGGTAGTTTTAATGTTTATAAATGTTAGACATACAGGGTTTTTCTTTCATCTTCCGTTTCTCTTATGCACCTGCTTTCTAATGGAAACAGAAATATGTTCTAATGTCAGTATCAAAGAGGTGGTGATTCCAGTTA encodes the following:
- the CCNL1 gene encoding cyclin-L1 isoform X2; this translates as MASAATHASPAAAPAAPPPAPAAPGILIGDRLYSEVSLTIDHSLIPEERLSPTPSMQDGLDLHSETDLRILGCELIQAAGILLRLPQVAMATGQVLFHRFFYSKSFVKHNFEIVAMACINLASKIEEAPRRIRDVINVFHHLRQLRVKRTPSPLILDQNYINTKNQVIKAERRVLKELGFCVHVKHPHKIIVMYLQVLECERNQTLVQTAWVVHDGKS